In Pedobacter sp. W3I1, one DNA window encodes the following:
- a CDS encoding GNAT family N-acetyltransferase, giving the protein MNITYKLDIIPDAEEVIALFSQAGLKRPTDPERITLMLKNADLLVTAWQEDKLVGISRTITDWAWCAYLADLAVFTDLKSSGIGKEMIAITREKIGPQCMLILLSVPTAFDYYPKVGFNKEDRAFSIERTQ; this is encoded by the coding sequence ATGAATATTACCTATAAGTTAGACATTATCCCCGATGCAGAAGAGGTAATCGCCTTATTCAGCCAAGCAGGCCTTAAACGTCCTACTGATCCGGAAAGAATAACATTGATGTTAAAAAATGCAGACTTGTTGGTTACAGCCTGGCAAGAAGATAAACTTGTAGGTATTTCAAGAACCATTACCGATTGGGCCTGGTGCGCTTATCTGGCAGACCTTGCTGTATTTACAGATTTAAAAAGCTCGGGAATAGGCAAGGAAATGATTGCGATAACACGCGAAAAAATCGGCCCTCAATGTATGCTCATCCTCTTATCAGTACCTACTGCTTTTGATTACTATCCGAAAGTGGGGTTTAATAAAGAAGACCGCGCATTTAGTATCGAACGAACACAATAA
- a CDS encoding dihydrofolate reductase family protein, translating to MRKIILNLAVTLDGYIEGPNGEIDWCIMDGDANFNDFLDGIDSIFYGRISYDLWGNYQPGEEENDLMKSISENINSKKKYVFSHTKTSDSTAATFIQSDIAQKVNEMKKLPGKNIWLYGGAKLISAFLNAGLVDELQLAVHPVILGEGKLLFSEITNRVWLTLKETKSAPSGVVQLIYGVVR from the coding sequence ATGAGAAAGATTATCTTAAACCTTGCCGTTACATTGGATGGCTATATTGAAGGTCCTAATGGAGAAATTGATTGGTGCATTATGGATGGCGACGCTAATTTTAATGACTTTTTAGATGGTATAGATTCTATTTTTTATGGACGGATCAGCTACGATCTCTGGGGTAACTATCAACCCGGAGAAGAAGAAAACGACCTGATGAAATCGATCTCCGAAAATATCAACAGCAAGAAAAAATATGTTTTTTCGCATACCAAAACCAGCGATAGTACAGCTGCTACTTTTATTCAGTCGGATATTGCGCAAAAGGTTAACGAAATGAAAAAGCTTCCCGGCAAAAACATATGGTTGTATGGTGGCGCAAAGTTAATATCTGCCTTTTTAAATGCCGGTTTGGTTGATGAGTTGCAGTTAGCTGTACACCCGGTAATATTGGGTGAAGGAAAATTACTGTTTAGTGAAATCACCAATCGGGTTTGGTTAACATTAAAAGAAACCAAAAGCGCTCCATCAGGTGTTGTGCAGCTAATATACGGCGTGGTTAGATAA